A genomic stretch from Marinimicrobium sp. C6131 includes:
- a CDS encoding transglycosylase SLT domain-containing protein, with protein MWSLRIRSHFPRIAVFIGMSLAIPVALADSSPEGVTWPDAASESQDRLAQRQIFLDARDALSRRQMTRYRALLEQLEDYPLTPYLTYRELTRNLQNASPEAVNAFIEAESGSYLAHQLQRQWLHTLARQKRWTQFLTDYPGPLGDTELACHALHARLTGDDSGALEEVEPLWNVAHSQPDACDPVFDRWLAAERLTPAIAWERHTKAVKAREYGLASYIARQMPAAWQRKAELMREVNRNPQALAQTARFREQSEAMQDIINHGIQRLARRDAIQALALWRGYDAQQLFSDTERLATQETIAQRLIFQDHREQADQLLATVPALGNTELIESVIRDALEQLDWERAYTWLNQLPAEAQDSERWRYWRARMIEELALENTGPEPKDLYAAVAATRSFYGFLSADKLGFEYRLLDQPAPVSEAVLAEMERHPALQRAYELLMIGDTVAASREWYYTVPGLEHERIMAAGKLAQRWGWHRKGIQAMISARFWDDLQMRFPLAYQEHVQSAARETAIHPHLLFAIARQESAFMPHARSPAGAMGLMQLMPATAQQTARRAGVPYRRVDLLSPEKNIALGSRYLSELLTEFGGNRILATAAYNAGPYRVKQWLREKKHKLPYDVWIETIPFRETRGYVQNVLSYSVIYGYRMGEKSPFITAEEASAPF; from the coding sequence ATGTGGTCGCTGCGTATTCGATCCCATTTTCCCCGGATTGCCGTCTTTATCGGCATGTCCCTGGCAATACCTGTCGCACTCGCTGATTCTTCCCCGGAGGGTGTCACCTGGCCGGACGCGGCCTCGGAGAGCCAGGACCGCCTGGCCCAGAGACAGATTTTCCTGGATGCCCGGGATGCGCTATCACGACGACAGATGACCCGCTACCGGGCGCTGCTTGAGCAACTGGAGGATTATCCCCTCACCCCGTACCTCACCTACCGGGAACTCACCCGCAACCTGCAAAACGCCTCCCCGGAGGCGGTCAACGCCTTTATTGAGGCTGAGTCCGGGTCCTATCTGGCCCACCAGCTTCAGCGTCAGTGGCTGCATACGCTCGCCCGGCAGAAACGCTGGACGCAGTTCCTGACCGATTACCCCGGCCCTCTTGGAGACACCGAGTTGGCCTGCCATGCCCTCCACGCCCGTCTGACCGGGGATGATTCCGGCGCGCTGGAGGAGGTAGAACCCCTGTGGAATGTGGCTCACTCGCAACCGGACGCCTGCGACCCGGTATTTGACCGCTGGTTGGCTGCGGAACGACTGACCCCCGCCATCGCCTGGGAGCGCCATACCAAAGCCGTCAAGGCGCGCGAGTACGGTCTGGCGAGCTACATTGCACGGCAGATGCCGGCGGCCTGGCAACGCAAGGCCGAACTCATGCGGGAGGTCAACCGCAACCCCCAGGCACTGGCCCAGACGGCGCGTTTTCGCGAGCAGTCCGAAGCCATGCAGGACATCATCAATCACGGGATTCAACGCCTCGCCCGCCGGGACGCCATCCAGGCCCTGGCCCTGTGGCGCGGTTACGACGCCCAGCAACTGTTCTCCGACACTGAACGCCTGGCCACCCAGGAAACCATTGCCCAGCGCCTGATATTCCAGGACCACCGGGAGCAGGCCGACCAACTGCTGGCCACGGTTCCGGCACTCGGCAACACGGAGTTGATCGAATCCGTGATCCGCGACGCACTGGAACAACTGGACTGGGAGCGCGCCTACACCTGGCTCAACCAGCTCCCCGCCGAGGCCCAGGACAGCGAACGGTGGCGCTACTGGCGCGCCCGGATGATAGAGGAGCTGGCACTTGAGAACACGGGTCCCGAACCGAAGGACCTCTACGCGGCCGTTGCCGCCACCCGGAGTTTCTACGGATTCCTCTCCGCGGACAAGTTGGGCTTCGAATATCGGCTCCTCGACCAACCGGCCCCGGTTTCAGAGGCTGTACTGGCCGAAATGGAGCGACACCCGGCCCTGCAACGTGCCTACGAATTGTTGATGATAGGAGACACCGTTGCGGCCAGCCGAGAGTGGTATTACACCGTGCCAGGGCTGGAACACGAACGGATTATGGCCGCCGGCAAATTGGCCCAGCGCTGGGGCTGGCACCGCAAAGGCATTCAGGCAATGATCAGCGCCCGTTTCTGGGACGATCTGCAGATGCGCTTTCCTCTCGCCTATCAGGAACATGTGCAGTCCGCAGCCCGGGAAACCGCCATTCATCCCCACCTGCTGTTCGCCATTGCCCGCCAGGAAAGTGCCTTCATGCCCCACGCCCGCTCACCCGCTGGCGCCATGGGCCTGATGCAGCTGATGCCCGCCACGGCTCAACAGACCGCCCGGCGAGCCGGCGTGCCTTATCGTCGGGTTGATCTGCTCAGCCCCGAAAAGAACATCGCTCTGGGAAGCCGGTATCTGAGTGAATTGCTGACTGAATTCGGCGGCAACCGGATTCTGGCAACAGCGGCGTATAACGCCGGCCCCTACCGGGTAAAGCAGTGGCTACGGGAGAAGAAACACAAACTGCCCTACGATGTCTGGATAGAAACCATACCGTTTCGGGAAACCCGAGGTTACGTGCAGAACGTACTGTCCTACTCGGTGATCTACGGTTACCGGATGGGGGAGAAAAGCCCGTTTATCACCGCCGAGGAGGCGAGCGCGCCTTTCTGA
- a CDS encoding ATP-binding cassette domain-containing protein, which yields MSLIRLENAQLSYGLQVLLDGVDLSVEKGRRLCLIGRNGTGKSSLMKVLAGEVELDGGTVQVGPEVKVARLAQDLPEADDKTVFDLVAEGLGDVGGLLQKFHHLSQAGGEGDMNELSRLQQQIEAQDGWQFQQKVDTTLTRLGLEGDWAMASLSGGWRRRVALAQALVSGPDVLLLDEPTNHLDIAAIEWLEQQLLQFPGALVFITHDRSLLQKLATDIAELDRGHLRTWSGTYDRYLEYREQALAEEARHNALFDKKLAQEEVWIRQGIKARRTRNEGRVRALKAMRDTRKERRELQGKSSFSVSSGERSGKLVAELERVSYGYPDKAIVSDFSSVIMRGDRIGLIGANGAGKSTLLKLILGELEPQRGRVRLGTQLQVAYFDQLREQLNLDQSAVDNIAEGREFIELNGKSRHIISYLSDFLFTGERARTPLRALSGGERNRVLLAKLFSKPANLLVMDEPTNDLDVETLELLEDLLTDYDGTVLLVSHDRAFLNNIVTSVIAFEGRGQVREYVGGYDDWLRQGGRWTDDSVPSEPAPEMASPASPAPAATAAKPKKLSYKLQREFDQLPERIEALEARLETLQQQAADPVFYNESQDKVDAHLKALADVEAELEGCFERWAELEDMQGA from the coding sequence ATGTCATTGATTCGCTTAGAAAACGCCCAACTCAGTTATGGCCTGCAAGTGTTGCTGGACGGGGTTGATCTGTCCGTTGAGAAGGGCCGTCGGCTCTGTCTTATTGGCCGCAATGGGACCGGTAAGTCCAGCCTGATGAAAGTCTTGGCCGGTGAGGTCGAACTCGATGGCGGGACTGTCCAGGTCGGGCCCGAAGTCAAAGTGGCACGACTGGCCCAGGATCTCCCGGAAGCCGATGACAAGACCGTGTTTGACCTGGTGGCCGAGGGGCTGGGGGATGTCGGTGGATTGTTGCAAAAATTCCATCACCTGTCGCAGGCTGGCGGCGAGGGTGATATGAACGAGCTGTCGCGTCTGCAGCAGCAGATCGAAGCTCAGGACGGCTGGCAGTTCCAACAGAAGGTGGATACCACCCTGACCCGGTTGGGGCTTGAGGGTGACTGGGCCATGGCCAGTCTGTCCGGAGGCTGGCGCCGCCGGGTCGCTCTGGCTCAGGCGCTGGTGTCTGGACCCGATGTGCTGTTGCTTGACGAGCCGACCAACCACCTCGACATTGCCGCCATTGAATGGCTTGAGCAGCAGCTTCTCCAATTTCCGGGTGCGCTGGTATTCATCACACACGACCGGTCTCTGCTACAGAAGTTGGCGACGGATATCGCCGAACTGGACCGGGGACACCTGCGTACCTGGTCCGGCACTTACGACCGGTACCTGGAGTACCGGGAGCAGGCGTTGGCGGAAGAGGCCCGTCACAACGCCCTGTTTGACAAGAAGCTGGCCCAGGAAGAGGTCTGGATCCGCCAGGGGATCAAGGCGCGCCGGACGCGGAATGAGGGGCGGGTTCGGGCCCTGAAAGCCATGCGGGATACTCGTAAGGAGCGCCGCGAACTGCAGGGCAAGTCCTCATTCTCGGTCAGTTCCGGCGAGCGATCCGGAAAGCTGGTGGCCGAGCTGGAGCGGGTGTCCTACGGCTACCCGGACAAAGCGATTGTCTCGGACTTTTCCTCCGTGATCATGCGCGGGGACCGGATCGGCCTGATCGGTGCCAATGGCGCGGGCAAGAGCACACTGCTGAAGCTGATTCTGGGTGAACTGGAGCCCCAACGGGGTCGTGTGCGTTTGGGAACCCAGTTACAGGTGGCCTATTTCGACCAGTTGCGGGAACAGCTCAATCTCGATCAGAGCGCGGTGGACAACATTGCCGAGGGGCGAGAGTTCATCGAACTCAACGGTAAGTCCCGTCACATCATTTCCTATCTGAGTGATTTCCTGTTTACCGGTGAACGGGCGAGGACCCCCTTGCGGGCGCTGTCCGGGGGCGAGCGGAATCGGGTTCTGCTGGCCAAGCTGTTCAGCAAGCCGGCCAATCTGCTGGTCATGGATGAGCCGACCAACGACCTGGATGTGGAGACGCTTGAGCTGCTCGAGGACCTGTTGACGGATTACGACGGAACCGTGTTGCTGGTCAGCCACGACCGGGCGTTCCTCAATAATATCGTCACCAGCGTCATCGCGTTTGAAGGACGCGGCCAGGTGCGCGAGTATGTGGGTGGCTATGACGACTGGTTGCGCCAGGGTGGACGTTGGACGGACGACAGCGTACCTTCGGAGCCCGCCCCCGAGATGGCCTCACCCGCGTCGCCGGCCCCTGCCGCGACGGCGGCAAAGCCCAAAAAGCTCAGCTATAAACTGCAGCGGGAGTTTGACCAGTTACCGGAGCGTATCGAAGCGCTTGAAGCCCGGTTGGAAACGCTGCAGCAGCAGGCGGCCGATCCGGTGTTCTACAATGAGTCTCAGGACAAGGTGGATGCTCACCTGAAGGCGCTGGCCGATGTGGAGGCCGAGTTGGAAGGTTGCTTTGAGCGCTGGGCCGAGCTGGAAGACATGCAGGGCGCCTGA
- a CDS encoding universal stress protein, with translation MAIYKHIIAGLDLSEESPQVLQRATELARACQATVSVAHVIEPLTFAYGGDMPVDLSEVQEQLQLKAEQELHRLTQHVDFPIQQEHVLVGQPATELHYLANQEGADLIIVGSHGRKGFALLLGSTSNSVLHGASCDVLAVRVAQADTRET, from the coding sequence ATGGCAATTTACAAACATATTATTGCTGGCCTGGACTTGTCCGAGGAGTCACCTCAGGTTCTGCAGAGGGCCACAGAGCTCGCCCGGGCCTGCCAGGCCACCGTCAGCGTCGCCCATGTCATTGAACCTCTGACGTTCGCTTACGGTGGCGACATGCCCGTCGACCTGTCAGAAGTCCAGGAGCAACTGCAACTGAAAGCCGAGCAGGAGCTGCACCGGCTCACCCAGCATGTCGACTTTCCCATCCAGCAGGAACATGTTCTGGTGGGTCAGCCCGCGACGGAACTGCATTATCTTGCCAACCAGGAGGGAGCCGACCTGATCATCGTGGGCAGCCACGGCCGGAAAGGCTTCGCCCTGTTACTCGGCTCCACCTCCAACAGCGTCCTGCACGGTGCCAGTTGCGACGTGCTTGCCGTCCGGGTGGCGCAAGCCGATACCCGCGAGACCTGA
- a CDS encoding EAL and HDOD domain-containing protein: MSELLPLLARQPIFNRSMQVVAYELLCRSGSGNLATFSSGDSASSQVLLHTFTDLSLEKVVGKLKAYINFTRTLLITPPPFDRRQMVVEVLEDQVVDQALLAGLTQLRSEGYTIALDDFVLTEQTRPLLDHADIVKLDVLQLSEAELLDHIEQLKPLGLTLLAEKVETYEMLEHCRALGFDLFQGYFLARPKILSGHKISESKQAVLQLLAALHDPDVSILRVEQLLSQDPVLSYKLLRLVNSAAFALPRTIESLRQAITLLGLDIIKNWVNLLAMANLGNKPTELSVAALTRARMCEALASAMHKEARQDAFFTVGLLSTLDAFMDVPLDVLLGNLSLSPELSEALLLHQGHEGRILDIVEHYERGAWETIDWGYLDSVGITPSQLSQAYLEALQWVSDTMDQIGMSL; encoded by the coding sequence ATGTCTGAGCTCCTACCGCTGCTGGCGCGGCAACCCATTTTCAACCGATCCATGCAGGTCGTCGCGTACGAACTGCTGTGCCGCTCCGGCTCCGGAAACCTGGCCACCTTTTCCAGTGGCGATTCCGCCAGCTCTCAGGTGCTACTGCACACCTTCACCGATCTCTCGCTCGAGAAGGTGGTTGGCAAGCTCAAGGCCTATATCAACTTCACCCGGACCCTCTTGATCACGCCTCCACCTTTTGACCGCCGTCAAATGGTGGTCGAGGTTCTGGAAGACCAGGTAGTCGATCAGGCACTACTGGCCGGATTGACGCAGTTGAGATCCGAGGGTTACACCATCGCCCTGGACGATTTCGTGCTGACCGAACAGACCCGCCCCCTGCTGGACCATGCCGACATCGTCAAACTCGACGTGCTCCAGCTGTCGGAAGCCGAGCTACTGGATCATATCGAACAACTCAAACCTCTGGGCCTCACCCTGCTGGCCGAAAAGGTGGAAACCTACGAGATGCTCGAGCACTGCCGGGCCCTGGGGTTTGACCTGTTTCAGGGGTATTTCCTTGCGCGTCCGAAAATCCTTTCCGGCCACAAGATCTCCGAGAGCAAACAGGCCGTATTGCAACTGCTCGCCGCCCTGCACGACCCCGATGTCTCCATCCTGCGCGTCGAGCAACTGCTCTCTCAGGACCCGGTGCTGAGCTATAAACTGTTGCGCCTGGTCAATTCGGCCGCCTTTGCCCTGCCCCGAACCATTGAGTCTCTGCGCCAGGCCATTACTCTACTCGGCCTGGACATCATCAAGAACTGGGTCAACCTGTTGGCCATGGCAAATCTCGGCAATAAACCCACCGAACTGAGTGTGGCGGCTCTGACCCGCGCCCGCATGTGCGAGGCGCTCGCCAGTGCGATGCACAAGGAGGCCCGTCAGGACGCATTCTTTACCGTGGGATTGCTGTCCACACTGGATGCCTTCATGGATGTGCCTCTCGATGTGCTGCTGGGCAACCTGTCGCTGAGCCCGGAACTGAGTGAGGCCCTGCTGTTGCATCAGGGGCACGAAGGCCGGATCCTGGACATTGTGGAACACTACGAGCGGGGTGCCTGGGAGACGATCGACTGGGGTTACCTGGACAGTGTGGGCATTACACCCAGTCAGTTGTCACAGGCGTATCTGGAAGCGCTTCAGTGGGTCTCGGACACCATGGACCAGATAGGAATGAGCCTCTGA
- a CDS encoding DUF5610 domain-containing protein codes for MPIASIHSPSGRPANLLPEQSGRNAGAASQRATASERSPGAETSSLEERRQKAFQTIEQTLAMGYEKLASKRGGAARAFDRFEPLSAEKVAGNILGFIERRLLKDAAEGATEAQLQARLDAGLAGFEKGFAEAQKQLEALASFSPEIQADIDDTRDRVLTGIDVLRQRILEQQLERGASDEPSDDGKAVSRSGEPHAYEYGEARATRFSFELMTAEGDRVTIQADSSAGVSLSGSGEGGSSLSASASRSLSWSVQGDLNADERSAIESLLGGVDRLAEQFFTGDLEGALDSAMALGYDREQVAGFSLSLSQSSIRQVSETYGRAAGAPEQGPALQERLAPLGQFLRGLESALADASRVAERPEPLVLALAERMVSPDQSENRQAQSLRAFMADMLEALTTDSGGADRAQRNAAETGDAPREA; via the coding sequence ATGCCCATTGCCTCAATTCACAGTCCCTCCGGTCGTCCGGCGAATCTTCTCCCCGAGCAGTCCGGGCGCAATGCTGGGGCTGCTTCTCAGAGAGCAACGGCCTCGGAACGCTCTCCGGGTGCCGAGACCTCCAGTCTGGAGGAACGTCGCCAGAAGGCGTTTCAGACCATCGAGCAGACCCTGGCCATGGGGTATGAAAAACTGGCGTCCAAGCGGGGCGGTGCTGCCCGGGCCTTCGACCGCTTTGAGCCGCTGAGCGCTGAGAAAGTCGCCGGTAACATACTCGGCTTCATTGAGCGTCGACTGCTCAAGGACGCGGCGGAGGGCGCGACCGAAGCACAGCTTCAGGCGCGGCTGGATGCGGGGTTGGCCGGCTTTGAAAAGGGCTTCGCCGAGGCGCAGAAGCAGTTGGAGGCGCTGGCTAGCTTCTCCCCGGAAATTCAGGCCGACATTGACGATACCCGTGATCGGGTGCTGACCGGCATCGATGTGCTTCGGCAGCGGATCCTCGAACAGCAGCTTGAACGGGGCGCATCGGATGAACCCTCTGATGATGGCAAGGCGGTTTCCCGCTCCGGTGAACCGCATGCCTATGAGTACGGAGAAGCTCGCGCCACCCGGTTCAGTTTCGAACTGATGACGGCGGAGGGGGATCGGGTCACCATCCAGGCCGACAGCAGCGCCGGGGTGTCGCTCAGTGGTTCGGGTGAGGGCGGCTCATCCCTTTCGGCGTCTGCCAGCCGGTCGCTGAGCTGGTCCGTGCAAGGGGACCTGAATGCCGATGAGCGGTCTGCCATCGAATCCCTGCTGGGCGGTGTCGATCGGCTGGCCGAGCAGTTTTTCACCGGTGACCTGGAAGGCGCGCTGGATTCGGCCATGGCGCTGGGTTATGACCGTGAGCAGGTTGCCGGCTTTTCATTGAGCCTGAGTCAATCGTCGATCCGGCAGGTCAGCGAGACCTATGGCCGCGCTGCGGGTGCGCCGGAACAAGGTCCCGCACTTCAGGAGCGGTTGGCACCGCTGGGACAGTTTCTGCGGGGGCTGGAGTCGGCACTTGCCGATGCATCCCGGGTGGCCGAGCGGCCGGAGCCTCTGGTATTGGCGCTCGCTGAGCGCATGGTGTCCCCGGATCAGAGCGAGAATCGGCAAGCCCAGAGCCTGCGGGCGTTCATGGCAGACATGCTGGAGGCATTGACGACGGACTCGGGGGGCGCTGATCGCGCTCAGCGTAATGCCGCCGAAACCGGTGACGCTCCTCGGGAGGCCTGA
- a CDS encoding chemotaxis protein, with the protein MANLLSTVDQRTRLVGENRLELLLFRLGSAQLFAINVFKVQEVIKMPRLRRVPHSHSRVCGVTQWRGQTIPVLDLSASIGARPLPQGAEQNLIVTEYNRSVQAFMTGPVDRIVNLNWEEVLPPPEGAGRSHFLTSITRVDGRLVEILDVERVLAEVAELNTSVSEQTLDQTLVREARARGLKVLLAEDSATAVAQVRETLNELGLGLIAVQDGLKALRQLETWAAQGKRASDEVLMLITDAEMPEMDGYRLTAEIRQSTDFSDLHVVMHTSLSGGFNQAMVKKVGCDAFLSKFAPDELARVVQARLKAYLNL; encoded by the coding sequence ATGGCAAACCTGCTCAGTACCGTGGATCAGCGAACCCGTCTGGTAGGGGAAAACCGGCTGGAGCTATTGCTGTTCCGGTTGGGGAGTGCACAGCTGTTCGCGATCAATGTCTTCAAGGTCCAGGAAGTGATCAAAATGCCCCGGTTGCGCCGGGTGCCGCACAGCCACTCCCGGGTGTGCGGCGTGACCCAGTGGCGCGGGCAGACGATCCCGGTGCTGGACCTGAGCGCGTCGATTGGTGCCCGACCGTTGCCTCAGGGCGCCGAGCAGAATCTGATCGTCACCGAGTACAACCGTTCGGTTCAGGCGTTCATGACCGGGCCCGTGGATCGTATTGTCAATCTCAACTGGGAAGAGGTGTTGCCACCGCCGGAGGGGGCGGGTCGCAGCCACTTCCTGACGTCGATTACCCGTGTGGACGGTCGCCTGGTGGAGATTCTGGACGTCGAGCGGGTTCTGGCCGAAGTGGCAGAGCTCAATACGTCGGTATCGGAGCAGACTCTGGATCAGACTCTGGTGCGGGAAGCCCGGGCGCGTGGTCTGAAGGTGCTGCTTGCCGAAGACTCGGCAACCGCTGTCGCGCAGGTGCGGGAGACGCTGAACGAACTGGGGCTGGGGCTCATTGCGGTTCAGGACGGACTCAAAGCGTTGCGACAGCTGGAGACGTGGGCCGCACAGGGAAAACGGGCGTCCGATGAGGTGCTCATGTTGATCACCGATGCGGAAATGCCGGAAATGGACGGTTACCGACTCACCGCTGAAATCCGTCAATCGACGGATTTCAGCGATCTACATGTCGTGATGCACACCTCGCTCAGCGGAGGGTTCAATCAGGCGATGGTGAAGAAAGTCGGCTGCGACGCCTTTCTGTCCAAGTTTGCGCCGGACGAGCTGGCTCGCGTGGTTCAGGCGCGACTGAAAGCCTACTTGAACCTCTGA
- a CDS encoding glutaredoxin family protein — protein sequence MAESALILYTTLGCHLCERAKDELWPALTQSGWRLEEVDIADSDTLMARYGTRIPVVARSDSGAELGWPFTSKEVVGLLDD from the coding sequence TTGGCGGAATCGGCTCTGATCCTGTACACCACACTGGGCTGTCATCTGTGCGAGCGGGCCAAGGATGAGCTTTGGCCTGCGTTGACGCAGAGCGGGTGGCGCCTGGAAGAGGTGGATATTGCCGACTCGGACACTTTGATGGCCCGTTACGGGACCCGGATTCCGGTGGTGGCCCGGTCCGACTCCGGCGCGGAGTTGGGGTGGCCTTTCACCTCAAAAGAGGTCGTCGGGCTGTTGGACGATTAG
- a CDS encoding sensor histidine kinase: MDEQDSGLDFSFVLASSVHDMKNSLGMLLHTLESMLADSPPENDAQRKTFSVLGYEASRINSELVQLLTLYRMQHESLRVQIDEHHVMDLLEDQVDRNDVLFQARDLEVTVNCDPDLKWYFDSELLGGVINNILVNCARYSRSQLMISAEVTDRGLDIRIADDGQGYPQSMLDAPLEMNAGVSFSSGSTNLGLLFASRIVQLHRARGTRGSLELANHGPLGGGILTLTLP, translated from the coding sequence ATGGACGAACAAGACAGCGGCCTGGATTTCAGCTTTGTATTGGCGTCCAGCGTTCACGACATGAAAAACTCGCTGGGAATGCTGTTGCACACCCTGGAGTCCATGCTGGCGGACAGCCCTCCCGAGAATGATGCTCAGCGAAAAACCTTTTCAGTGCTTGGTTATGAGGCGTCCAGAATCAACAGCGAACTGGTCCAGTTGTTGACACTTTACCGCATGCAGCACGAATCGTTGCGGGTTCAGATTGATGAGCACCATGTGATGGATCTGCTGGAGGACCAGGTTGACCGGAATGACGTGCTGTTTCAGGCACGGGATCTGGAGGTGACGGTAAACTGTGATCCGGATCTCAAATGGTACTTTGACAGCGAGTTGCTTGGCGGCGTGATCAACAATATTCTGGTAAATTGTGCCCGTTACTCGCGCTCACAATTGATGATCAGCGCCGAGGTGACGGACCGGGGGCTGGATATCCGAATTGCTGATGACGGGCAGGGTTATCCCCAGTCGATGCTGGATGCCCCTCTGGAAATGAACGCGGGAGTGTCATTTTCCAGTGGCAGCACGAATCTGGGGTTGTTGTTTGCCTCCCGAATCGTGCAGTTGCATCGCGCGCGCGGCACCCGTGGCAGTCTTGAATTGGCGAATCACGGCCCACTCGGCGGTGGCATTCTTACCTTGACCCTGCCGTGA
- a CDS encoding FHA domain-containing protein, producing MGRSASNDLILDHAAVASLQFVIGVRADRLILKNRAPEHRLQVNGKTIEDRCRLQEGDRITLGDLELEIIDPKKDVGQPQTALTEWSLKPNSAALGSRVFPLAETTVVGRSSECDIHLAVAHLSRRHAQLQILDGLLYVKDLGSSNGTFLNGERVTEARVRRGDELRFDTLSFGVIGPSDDLGKTTVRSTAPTRAPSPKAPAQKPRVDGATRREAAAEPQTVQSQPTASTAGSERTTRQRGWVGGLVLLGLLAAVVVVWLVKK from the coding sequence GTGGGGCGCTCTGCCTCCAACGACCTGATACTGGATCACGCCGCCGTGGCCAGTCTGCAGTTTGTGATCGGTGTCCGTGCCGACCGCCTCATCCTCAAAAACCGTGCACCAGAGCACCGGTTGCAGGTGAACGGCAAAACCATTGAAGACCGGTGCCGGCTTCAGGAGGGTGATCGGATAACCCTGGGAGATCTGGAGCTGGAAATCATTGATCCGAAAAAGGATGTCGGGCAACCGCAGACTGCGCTCACCGAGTGGAGCCTGAAACCCAACAGCGCGGCCCTTGGATCCCGGGTATTTCCGCTGGCCGAGACCACAGTGGTGGGGCGCTCCAGTGAGTGTGATATCCATCTGGCCGTGGCGCACCTGTCGCGCCGGCACGCACAGCTCCAGATTCTGGACGGTCTGTTGTACGTGAAAGATCTGGGCTCATCCAATGGGACCTTTCTCAATGGCGAGCGGGTGACTGAAGCAAGGGTTCGTCGGGGGGATGAGCTGCGTTTTGATACTCTGAGCTTCGGCGTCATCGGCCCCTCCGATGATCTCGGGAAAACCACCGTGCGCAGCACTGCCCCGACCAGGGCGCCCTCACCAAAGGCGCCCGCGCAGAAACCCAGAGTGGACGGGGCGACTCGACGGGAGGCGGCCGCGGAACCTCAGACGGTTCAGTCTCAGCCGACGGCGTCGACCGCCGGCTCCGAGCGGACCACCCGCCAGCGGGGCTGGGTCGGAGGATTGGTGCTGCTCGGGCTACTGGCCGCCGTGGTTGTCGTGTGGCTGGTTAAAAAATAA